In one Gadus morhua chromosome 7, gadMor3.0, whole genome shotgun sequence genomic region, the following are encoded:
- the slc25a35 gene encoding solute carrier family 25 member 35: MDFLLSGGAACGACVFTNPLEVVKTRMQLQGELRSRGSYQVHYRNVFHAFYTIGKVEGLAGLQRGLAPGLVYQFVMNGIRLGSYSLIESSGYIYTDGRVSTFKTTLAGAAAGVAGGVTGSPLYLVKTHLQSQATSSIAVGHQYQHRGMVHAIAAICREHGFMGLWRGSFAAVPRTSVGSAAQLSSFSAIKELVVDLKVFSKDSLMVSLSAGMVASVVVVLAMTPFDVVSTRLYNQPVDHLGKGQLYRGYVDCFSKTMRKEGLTGLYKGLGASYFRLGPHTVLSLFFWEELRKLYQNHSSPGRGQAREIDTSR; encoded by the exons ATGGATTTCCTCCTCAGCGGTGGTGCAGCctgcggtgcgtgtgtgttcaccaATCCGCTTGAGGTGGTGAAAACACGCATGCAACTACAAGGAGAACTCAGAAGCCGGGGGTCGTACCAAGTGCATTATCGGAACGTATTTCATGCCTTTTACACGATCGGCAAAGTGGAAGGACTCGCTGGGCTGCAGAGGGGACTCGCACCGGGACTCGTGTATCAGTTCGTGATGAATGGTATCAGACTGGGCTCCTACTCCCTCATTGAGTCCAGCGGGTATATTTACACGGATGGGAGGGTCAGCACATTTAAGACCACGTTagcaggagcagcagccggTGTGGCAGGAGGTGTCACGGGAAGCCCTTTATACTTG GTGAAGACCCATCTTCAGTCCCAGGCGACCTCCTCCATCGCGGTTGGTCATCAGTACCAGCACCGG GGCATGGTACACGCCATCGCAGCCATCTGCAGGGAGCACGGCTTCATGGGGCTGTGGAGGGGGTCCTTCGCCGCGGTTCCGAGGACCAGCGTGGGCTCCGCTGCCcagctctcctccttctctgccaTCAAGGAGCTGGTGGTCGATCTCAAG GTATTCTCCAAAGACAGTTTGATGGTGTCGCTGAGTGCCGGTATGGTGGCcagcgtggtggtggtgttagccATGACGCCCTTCGACGTGGTTAGCACACGCCTTTACAACCAGCCGGTGGACCACTTAGGCAAG GGCCAGCTCTACCGAGGATACGTGGACTGCTTCTCAAAGACAATGAGGAAGGAGGGCTTGACCGGACTCTACAAAGGCCTGGGGGCGTCCTATTTCAGGCTTGGACCACATACTGTCCTCAGTCTGTTCTTCTGGGAGGAACTCCGCAAACTCTACCAGAATCACTCATCGCCAGGGAGGGGGCAAGCCAGGGAGATTGATACTAGTAGATAG